In Pseudoalteromonas aliena SW19, the genomic window TGTTGAAAATGGTAAATGGACCGCAGCATTTGCACCTATGGCAACGACTCGCTACCCATTAGGCCTTGTTAAACACCCAGAGCAAGATCAATTCGGTATTGTAATTGACGAAGCTAGTTCGCTTGTTGGTGAAGAAGAAGGTAATGCGTTATTTGAAAACGGCGAAGAAACTGATTACTTAAAACGTCGTAAAGAAGCGCTAGTATCATTTATTGAATTTTCTCAAGTGACAGATGCATTTACTAAATTTCTTGCAGAGAAAGAACTTTTAGTTGCGCAAACACTGACTGTTGACATTAAAGGCGAGAAAAAAGATATCAATGGTATTTACCTTATTGATGAGAAAAAGTTAAACGAGTTAAGCGATGCTGATTTCCTAGAGCTTCGTAAACGCGGTTATTTAGCACCAATTTATTCTTTCTTAACGTCAACTCATCAAATTGCACGTTTAGCGCGTTTAAAAGCTCAACAAGCTTAATTACAAACACGTTAAATTTTAAAAAGCGCCTAAAGGCGCTTTTTTTGTACCATTAAACTCACTTTAGTTGAAATTAAGCTCGCAACCATTCACATTAGCTTATAAATCACTCACACAAGAACTTATTATGAACACATCGTTATTAGCTATTTTTGCGAGCAGCTTTTTTGCTTTAAGTCATAGCGTATTAGCTGCAGAGACTCCATTTGCCATCGCGATTCATGGTGGTGCAGGCACAATTGAAAAAGCAAAATTTACGCCCGAGCAAGAAAAAGCGTATCGCGCTAAACTAACCGAGGCAGTTGAGGCGGGTTACAAGGTACTTGATCAAGGTGGCGAAAGTTTAGATGCGGTAACGGCTGCAATTACGGTATTAGAGCAATCGACTTATTTTAATGCGGGACGTGGAGCGGTTTACACTTACGATGGTAGCCATGAACTTGATGCCTCTATTATGGATGGTCGAAACCGAGAAGCTGGGGCAGTTGCGGGTGTAAAACATGTTGAAAGCCCAATTAGTTTAGCGCGTTTAGTCATGGATAATTCTGTACATGTCATGCTCAGTGGGCAAGGCGCTGAAGAGTTTGCTAAAGAGCAAGGCGTTGAGCTTATCGAAAATAACTTATTTGATACCGAATTTCGTTACAAGGCACTTCTAAAAGCAAAACAAAAATTAGATAAAGCGAAAGCAACGAGCAAAGAGTACCAAGCTGCGCACAAAGCTTTACCTGACTCTTATAAAATGGGTACGGTTGGCGCCGTTGCGCTTGATAAAAACGGTAACTTAGCGGCAGGTACATCAACAGGAGGCATGACGGCAAAGCGTTATGGCCGTATCGGCGATGCCCCCGTAATTGGTGCCGGCACTTTTGCTGAAAATGCATCATGTGCTGTTTCAGCCACTGGGCATGGTGAGTATTTTATTCGTTATAACGTAGCTAGCGATATTTGTGCGCGTGTTAAATATCAAAATAAAACCATAGAACAAGCGGGCGATGAAGTCATTAACAAAGTGCTTGCCCCTATTGGCGGCACTGGAGGCGTTATTATTGTGGATACGAAAGGAAATATTAGTTTGCCATTTAATACCTCAGGCATGTATCGCGCGAGTAAATCAAATACACAAGCAACTTACGTGGGTATTTTTAACGATGAATAAGCATATATATCAGCAGTTATGCACTTTGTAGGATTAACCCAGAGCGTTTAGTTTGATACAATTAACGCTCTATTATTAAAATTTTATAAGGTATGCGGGTGGTAAACCTAGGTCAGTTGTTTGGCGAGCTAAAAACGTGCTTAAAAAAAGATCAATTCATTTTCAAAAAACGCTTACATGGCGTAAAAAAAATAACCGATGAAAACAAGCATGCCAACGCGCTTGAAAAAATAGCGGCTGATATAACCCGTAGCCAAGAATTACGCGATAAACGCTTAGCGGGCCTTCCTAAAGTGACTTACCCTGAGCAATTGCCAGTAAGTCAAAAAAAGGAATTAATTAAAGACGCCATTGCAAATAACCAAGTGGTTATTATTGCAGGTGAGACGGGCTCAGGTAAAACAACTCAAATACCTAAAATGTGTTTAGAACTTGGTCGTGGTGTTGATGGCTTAATAGGTCACACTCAACCACGACGATTAGCTGCGCGAACGGTGGCTAATCGTATTGCTGAAGAAATGAAATGTGAACTTGGTCAGCAAGTGGGTTTTAAAATTCGTTTTAGCGATCAGGTTTCTAATAATACCTACGTTAAACTAATGACTGACGGTATTTTACTGGCAGAGATTCAGCAAGACCGATTTTTAAATCAATACGACACCATCATTATTGATGAAGCGCATGAGCGTAGTTTAAACATCGATTTTATTTTAGGTTATTTAAAAAACTTACTTCCAAAACGCCCTGATTTAAAAATAATAATTACCTCTGCAACCATCGATCCTGAGCGCTTTTCAAAGCACTTTGATGATGCGCCAATTATAGAAGTATCGGGTCGAACTTTCCCTGTTGATGTACGTTACAACCCAACGGCCGATATTAATAAAGATGATATGGAAGCCGAGGGCGATCAGCTACAAGGTATTTTTGATGCCGTTGATGAGCTGTGCGCAGAAGGCCCCGGCGACATACTGATATTTTTAAATGGTGAGCGTGAAATACGCGATACTGCTGATGCGCTTAGCAAGCGTAATTTAAAACACACCGACGTATTGCCGCTTTACTCGCGCTTATCTAACGCAGAGCAAAACCGTATATTTGCGCCACATTCTCGTCGTCATATTATTTTATCGACCAACGTAGCCGAAACGTCACTAACCGTGCCTGGTATTCGTTATGTCATAGATCCAGGTACTGCGCGTATAAGCCGCTACAGTTATCGTACAAAAGTTCAGCGCCTGCCAATAGAACCTATATCGCAAGCAAGTGCTAATCAGCGTATGGGTCGTTGTGGACGTGTTGAAGCGGGTATTTGTATTCGCTTGTACTCTGAGGATGATTTTTTATCGCGCCCAGAGTTTACCGACCCTGAAATACTGCGTACTAATCTTGCGTCTGTTATTTTACAAATGTTGGCACTTGGCCTTGGCGACATGGCGCAATTTCCGTTTGTGCAAGCGCCAGATAGTCGTAATATAAGTGATGGTTTATCGTTATTAGAAGAGCTACAAGCAGTAAAGCCAGACAAACGTGATAGCAAAACGAGTTTAACCGCTTCAGGTAGAGAGCTTAGCCGATTACCGGTTGACCCTCGTTTAGCTAAAATGGTACTTACGGCCCATAAACTTGGCGCATTGCGTGAAGTGATTGTTATTGTGGCGGCGCTGTCGATTCAAGATCCACGCGAACGCCCGCAAGAAAAACGTGCTGCAGCTAACGAAAAACACGGTCGCTTTGACGACCCAGATTCAGACTTTATCGCTTTTTTGAACTTATGGAATTACCTAGAAGAGCAGCAAAGCGAGCTGACTAACGGCCAGTTTAGAAAGCTGTGTCAAAAAGATTTCCTAGCCTATATGCGTCTGCGTGAGTGGCAAGATATTGTTTATCAAATAAGTACTGTGTGTAACGAAATGGGTATGAAAGCAACCAGCCAAGCGGCTGATGGCGAACTTGTTCATAAAGCGTTATTAAGCGGAATGCTAAGCCATATCGGTTTTAAAGATGAGAAACAAATATACAAAGGCGCACGCAATAGCCAGTTCCATATTTTTCCAGGCTCGGGCTTATTTAAAAAGAGTCCTAAATGGATAATGTCAGCGGAGCTGGTAGAGACTAGTAAATTATATGCTCGCACCAATGCAAAAATAGACATTAACTGGGTAGAACCATTAGCACAGCACTTAGTAAAACGCAGTTACACAGAGCCACACTGGGAGAAAAAGCCTGGTGCGGTAATCGCGTTTGAACAGCAAACTTTGTACGGCCTGCTCGTTGTAAATAAACGCCGCTGTGTTTACAGCAATATTGATCCTAAAGTGAGTCGCGAGCTTTTTGTACGCACTGCTTTAGTTGAGCAAGAGCTGGGCTTAAACGAGGGCTTTTTAGCGTTTAACCGTGAGCTTATTGAAGATATTCAAGTACTGGAAAATAAATCGCGTCGTCGTGATATTTTAGTTGATGAGCAAACATTATTTGAATTTTACGATAAAAAAATACCAAAAGAGATTAATAATCGCGCTGCATTTTTAAAATGGTATAAAACGCAAAAGCAACAAAATAAACATTACCTACATATGACTCGTGAAGAGTTAATGCAGCATGGCGCAAGTAATATAACCGAGTTTGACTACCCTGACACATGGCAGCAAGATAATATTATATTACCGCTTGCTTATCATTTTGATCCAGGCCAAGCCGTTGATGGTGTTGCGGTACAAATACCGGTAGCGCTGCTAAATCAAGTACAAGAAAGTGGCTTTGATTGGCATATACCTGCCTTTAGGCATGAACTAATAAGTGGGCTAATAAAGTCATTGCCTAAATCGCTTCGTCGTAATTTTGTACCCGCGCCGAATTACGCTGATGCGGTACTTGCAGCCATTGAGCCAATGCAAGGGAGCTTAATTGATGCATTAACGACGCGTTTATTGAGAATGACCGGTGTAAAAGTTGATATAGAAGCATGGGATTTAACCGCGCTTGCACCGCATTTACGATTGCAGTTTGAAGTACGTGATGAGCACGACAAGTTACTTGCACGAGGGCTTGATTTAGACAAGCTTAAAGCACAGCTGCAAGGTGAAGTAACCGAAACACTGTCTAAAGTAGCCGATAAAGGCATTGAAAAATCAGACCTAACACAATGGGATTTTGGTGAGCTGCCAGCGTCATACGTTAAAAAGCAAGGTCAATATGAGATAAAAGCATACCCTGCGCTGGTGGATAAAAAATCAGCCGCCGCAGTGGAACTTTTTGATAGCGAAGCAAAAGCGCAGCAAGCACATCAACAAGGTCTGCGCCGTTTAGTTTTACTCAATGTGCCATCGCCAATTAAGTACTTACAACAAAACTTACCGAATAAGGCAAAGCTGGGTTTGTACTTTAACCCATTTGGTAAAATCGCTGATTTAATTGATGACTGTATTGCCGCTGGTGTTGATAGTTTATTAGTAAAACACGGTGATATACGTGACGAAAAATCATTTGAAACAGTAAAAGAGCAAATACGCGGTGACCTAGGCGATGCCGTTGTATCGATTGCAACGCAGGTTGAGCAAGTACTCAGTATTGCTCACGCGCTGCATAAAAAAATGAAAGGGCGCGTTGATTTAACCATGATAACCGCGCACGGCGATATAAAATCACAACTTGAGTCACTTATATTTAAAGGTTTTGTGAGTGGGCATGGCGCAGATAAAATAACAGATTTAATTCGTTATTTAAAAGCTATTCAAAAACGCTTAGAAAAATTACCTGTTGATCCTAATCGAGATAGATTATGTGTATTGGAACTGGATAAAGTTGCTCAAGAATACAAAAAATTAGTGAATAAAACGCCCAAAGGCATGCCAATACCACAAAACATAACGGCAATTTTTTGGATGCAACAAGAGCTAAGAGTTTCTTTATTTGCCCAAACATTAGGAACTCCTTATCCAATATCGTCGAAGCGAATTTTAAATGCGATAAAAGAAATTGAATAAAGCTTGCATTTCGTATTAAGCTTAGTACCTTAATGGAAGGATTTATTTTTGCTTTGAGAAGGAAACGACATAAACATGTCCTCATTGATTGAACCAAAAACACGAAATTTATTAGTTGTTGACGATGAGTATTTTAATTATGAGATACTCAAAGCTGCACTCGCGTCCAAATTTGATGTTAGCTATGCGGACTCTGGGCAGAGCTGTTTAGCGTCAGCGATTGCGAATCCTCCAGATATAATTTTACTTGATGTATGTATGCCAGGCCTTGATGGCTACGATACGTGCAGAATGTTGAAGCATACGCCGGAGACAAAAAACATTCCGGTTGTTATGGTATCTGGCCTTGAATCTGAGCTGGAAAAAAAGGCAGGGTTTGATGCAGGATGTGATGCCTATGTAGTCAAACCATTTTCGATGAGCGTATTGCTCGAGCAAATTAATACAATTGTATAGAGGGAATTATGTTTACAGATGACAAACGAAACTTCAGACGTATGCAGGTAAATACAACTGCAAATTTAACCACGATAGAGCCTGTAGCTGGTTTGAATTACACAGCGGAATGCGTTGATTTAAGTGCAACAGGATTATCACTGCATTTAGATGATTTGCTTGAGCCTGAAACGATTTTATCGGTTGATATCGCATCAACACACCCAAGTATTGCCCCTTTAAAAGCAACGGCAAAAGTAATACGTGCCAGCAAAGAAGATGATGGCACGGTAACAGCAGGGCTTGAAATAATAGAATTTAATTAATTAGCTACTTAGCTATTAATAGACCTTACAGATTAAACCTTTTAGGTAAAAACCTTCAGGGTAGCTGCCAGCAATGGGATGATCGGCTGCTTGATTTAGGCGTTCCATTATAAGTAGATCTTTACCTGCATCAAGCGCTGCATCAGCAACAACTTTTTGAAATAAATTTTGCTCCATTAAACCCGAGCAAGAGAACGTTAATAATGTGCCACCGGGTTTAAGTATTTGCATAGCAATCATGTTGATATCTTTATAACCACGGCACGCACCTGTTAGTTGTGCTTTATTATCAGCAAATTTTGGTGGATCCATTACGATGGTATCAAATTGTCTGCCTTCATCGCGGTATTGACGCAGTAACTTAAATACATCTTGCTTAACAAAATCAACTTTATTTAAGTCTAAGTTGTTATGCTCAACATTACGTTTAGCGGTATCTAACGCTGGTTGCGATACATCAACATTAGTAACATGCTCACACCCACCACGCAGGGCGTATAGTGAAAATGTCCCTGTATAACTAAAACAGTTAAGTACCGTTTTACCTTTTGAAAAACGCTCAAGTGCAGCACGGCTATCGCGTTGATCTAAGTAAAATCCGGTTTTATGTCCATCAATTATATCGACTTCAATTTTAAAACCGTTTTCATCAATAAGTACAGGTTGTGTTGGCTCATTACCCCAAAGAACACCTTTAATTGGCTCCAAGCCTTCTTTTGTGCGTACTTCTACATCTGATCGCTCATAGATACTAGAGCCTGGGAAAATAGCCATTAACGCGCCTACAATCTCGCCCTTATGACGCTCGGCTCCAGCGCTTAATAGCTGACACACCAATACGTTATCAAACTTATCGATAGTGACACCTGGTAAGTAATCAGACTCAGCTGCACATAATCTAAAGCCTGTTAATCCACCTTCTTCAATGACTTGACTGCGTGCTTCTAATGAACGGCGTAAACGTCGCTCAAAAAAGTGTTGATCGATTATTTCTTTTTCGTCAAAGCTCCATACACGTGCACGAATTTGCGAATGAGGGCTATAAGCTGCAGTGGCTAAAAATTTACCTTCACTGTCGTGAATAGTTACTGTGTCGCCTAATCCAGGTTTACCTTTAATTTTTTTGATGGCTTTTGAAAATAACCAAGGGTGTTTTCTTTTTAATGATTTATCGCGACCAGCTTGTAGGTAAACGGCAGATGACATAAGGCTTCTCAGTAGTAATAAATAAGCGCTGTATTTTAGTCAAGCATTGGGCAACATACAATGAATGTTTTGCAAGGGTGGCATAAAGCACGGTAAAGTACGGATAATTTACCTATTAACTATCTTTTGGAACCTGAAAGTGCCTGACGCCGTTTTAAGCCCTGATTTAGAAATACTTAATTCACAATGTAGAGAGTTTATAACCTCTTTTGTGCACGCTGATGTAGCACACGACATTACGCATATAGAGCGCGTGGTGCGTGTTGCAATACAGCTGTGTGATGCAGAGCAGGCTAATATGTCAGTAGTACTCCCTGCAGCGTGGATGCACGATTGTGTGGCGGTGGCTAAAAATCATCCTGATCGCGCAAACGCATCCACTATGGCTGCCGATAAGGCATTGGAATTTTTAAAATCGATTAATTATGACGAGTCACTTTTTGATGATATTCATCATGCTATTGCAGCGCATAGTTTTAGCGCAAATATCAAAATTAAAACAGTTGAGGCACAAATAGTACAAGATGCTGACAGAATGGATGCACTAGGTGCGATTGGAGTGAGTCGATGTATGAAAGTTGGCGGCTCAATTTCTCGGTTATTGTATAACCCAGACGACCCTTTTTGCATTGAACGTGAAGCCGATGATAAAAAATACACACTCGATCATTTTTTTATAAAATTATTACATATTGCTGAAAGCATGAATACCCCATCAGCTAAAGCAGAAGCGAATAGGCGTACAACTTATATGCATGAGTTTTTAGAGCAATTAAAGTCAGAAATTGGTGAGTAATGTGAATAATAAAAGTATGCCTAAATTATCTGGTATTGATCATTGCCATTTGAATGTTGATAACTTGTCGAGTGCAGTTAAATGGTATGAGCGCGTTTTAGGTTTTAGCATAGTTCCCGAACTTGCCTTTTGGGATGAGGACGGACGAGGCCCTTTAACACTTGAAGATGCAAGTTCAACAACCCGCTTAGCACTTTTTGAAGGTGAAGGACGCAGTAAAGGAATTGCATTTTTGGCAACAGGGGAGCAATTTATAGAATGGCTTAGCTATTTTGAAAACTTAAATATAAAAGCGGTTCTTGCGGATCACGGTGTGACGTTTTCAATGTATTTTAAAGATGAAAGTGGTAATAGTCATGAAATTACGTCTCAAGACTATGCTCATATTAAGTCTTATTATCCGAGTATTTATTTAGGATCCCATGGTGCTAAGAAGAGTTAATGTCCTTGATTTGCATGTTTAATAACAAGAATATCGTCTAACTTACTTATGAATAATTCAATGAGAGTCGGATCGAAATGAGAGCCCGATTGCGCTTGCATATGTAGAACAGTTTTTTCTACACTCCATGCTTCTTTATAAGGGCGTTTTGACGTAAGGGCATCAAAAACATCTGCAACGGCAACAATTCTTCCTTCAATTGATATATCTTCACCACGTATTCCATTGGGGTAGCCAGAGCCATCCCATTTTTCATGGTGTTCAATTGCGAGTTTATGAGCTAGTTGTAATAGCGGGGAGGGTGAATTTGCTAAGATTTGCGCCCCTATGGCAGCATGCTTTTTCATATATTCAAACTCTTCGCCTGTTAATCGCCCTGGTTTTAATAAAATAGCGTCAGGAATGCCTATTTTACCAACATCATGCATTGGTGCAGCTTGGCGTAATAACTCAGCCAGATGTTCCGGCATACCAAGTGCTAAAGCAAGCACCTTGCTGTATTGACTCATGCGAATAATATGCTCACCAGTATCAGTATCCTTATATTCAGCGGCCCGTCCCAAGCGTTGGACTAAATCAACATGTGCTTGTTTTAATTGCTCCGCTTGAACTAATGAGAGATGTGTTTTAACTCTTGCTCTTACAATTGCAGGGCTAATTGGTTTGGTAATATAGTCAACTGCGCCTAGCTCAAAGCCTTTAAACTCATCACTTTCATCTTCTAATGCAGTGACAAAAATAATAGGAATATGAGAAGTGTTAGCATTATTTTTTATTCGCTGGCAAACGTCAAAGCCATTCATATCTGGCATCATAATATCGAGTAAAATAAGTTGAGGTAGATCTTTTTCAAGTAAGGCGAGTGCGGCTTCACCTGATTTAGCAAATGACATGCGATATTGATTACCTAACACTTCTCGCATTACTTTGAGATTTGCTGGTTCGTCGTCAATGATTAAAATACGAGGCCTATCGGTAGAAAAATCCATCAATTAATACTCATTAGTGCTAGTTTTTTTAGTAACGACTTTAATTGTTCTTGTGCTGTACTAAAATTAAATTCATCAAAAGCAGTGATTATACTTTTTACTTCATCTGCAAATTGTATATCTGAGTTGAGAAGTAATTGGGCAATAAGCTCATCGTTAAGTTCAGCATTTTGAGCATATTGATACAATACCTCACAAAGCGCCTTTAGTTCTAAAACAGACAAAATACTAATATTTTCATCTATACTATTTTTTGGCTGCTTACACACATTTTTTGCCAACAATTGAACTATGATAGCGAGCTCTTCTTTTATGGCACTGAGAGTGCTACTTACCTTGGTATCTTCTGCGTACTCTAAATTATCTAGCAATTCCATTAACGTTATCAGGCCTAGATTTCCTGCCACCCCTTTTAACGTATGCACTAAATTTTTGAAGTTACTAACATCAGATAGGGGCTCGTTTAAAAGTACTTTAAATTTTTTGCCACTGTCGTTCATAAATTTAGTGATTTCTGTAAGTTGTCTACATTTTGAGCCCCACAAAGCCAAACCTTTTTTAAAATCAATGTGATTAGTATTATGGTCAGTGTGTGCTACGGCGATTTCTTTTACTAAACTCAGCCCAAGAACCTGTGCAATTTCTTGATTTAACTGGTTTATATCAATTGGCTTATTAGTAAAACCATTCATCCCAGACTTTTTGGCTGTTAATTTATCTTGTTGTAATACACTGGCTGTTAAAGCAATGATAGGTGTATATTTTAATTGTCTTCGTTTTTCAAGCTCACGTATTTTGAGTGTTGCTTCAATACCATCGCATTCAGGCATGTGAATATCCATTAAAATAACATCAAAGTTTTGTTCCTTAAAAATACTCACAGCTTCAAGTCCGTTACTTGCTGTTACTACGTTATGTTTATCCCGTGAAAGCAGTAACGAAAGCAGCTCCGTATTTTGTTCAATATCATCAACAACAAGTATTCTAAGAGCTGGTAATTGGGTATGTAACCCATCGAAGTAATCTATTTTTGCTTCGTCCCCGGCTTCAAGCGGTAATGAAAAGTAGAAGCAACTACCTTTACCCACTTCACTAGTGAGGTCTATAGTGCCTCCCATTAGCTCTACAAGCTGTTTACTAATAGTAGTCCCAAGCCCAGTACCACCAAATCGTCGAGTTGTGGTCCCATCAGCTTGCTCAAAGGGCTGAAATATGGCTTGTATACGATCTTCTATGATACCAATACCGGTATCTTGCACTTCAAAAAAAAGATGTTCATTATGCGTTGTACTTACAGTGACAGTAACAGCTCCACGTTGTGTAAACTTTATAGCATTACCAATGAGGTTAGTAAGTATTTGCCTCAGTCGATCAGCGTCTCCGTAATAGGTCTTACTTACCGACTCTTCAATATTGAGCGTCAGACTTAGATTTTTCTTTTTAGCTTCTAGCCAAAATGTCGAAATAATACTGTCTATGACTGGCTTCAAACTAAAATGAGCTGGCTCTACAGCAAGTTTTCCACGTTCTAGCTTTGCTGAATCAAGAACTTCATTGAGTAAGCGTAATAATGAACGAGCGGCATTGTTAACAGTAATGAGATGTTTTTGTTGTTGTTGATCAAGAGGCGTATCCATGAGCAAGTCACTAAAACCAATAATTGAGTTCATAGGAGTACGTATTTCATGGCTCATGTTTGCCATGAAAGATTGTTTAGCGTTAGCGGCTTCTTCTGCCTGAAGTTTTGCAGTTTCAAGCGTTTTCTCGTATTCTTTTCGCTCTGTTATATCGACTAGCACACCGTCAATCCATTGGGATTCACCGTGCTCATCAAAATCAAAAGTCCCCCTATCAAGTAGCCATAGAATTTTTCCGTTTCGGTGGCGGATCCGATATTCAATAGAATACTGACGCTTTTGTGTGAACGCTTTATTTACAGCAACAAGAATAGTTGGCTGATCAGTTTTCAAGACAAGGTCATTAAATTCAATACAATGCTCGATAAATTCTTTTGATTGATATCCCGTTAATTCAAGAACACTCGGGCTAATAAATAGCATTGTCCAATTTTCATCAAATTTACACCTAAACACAACGCCCGGCATATTATCCATTAAAGAGCGGTACTGTTGCTCTTTTTCTACTAGGCTTCGTTGCAGTTCTCGTTGCTCGGTTAAATCAGTAATAAAGCCTACATATAGAGGGTTTTGGCCAGGTTGATTAACTTCACCAATACCTAGTCGAATCGGAAATAAGTATCCGTTTTTATGTTTAGCGGATATTTCACGATTGACACCGATTACTTTTCCTAAATCAACATTTTTAGCTTTTGATAGGTAATTATCGTGATTGGCCGCGATGCTATCATCCATGAGTATTTTAATATTGCGATCTCGTACTTCACTTTCGCACCAACCGAATATTTTTGTTGCTGAGTTATTAAAACTTAAAATAATACCTTTGTGATCAATGGTTACAATTCCATCTATAGCAGTGCCTAAAATCGCATTTAGGCGCGATTCGTCTGCTGATTTAGCTTCTAGTAACATTCTGTAGCGCACCATGCCATTAAGTACTCCAACAACACTCGTGATAGCTATTGTTGCTGTTGCTACCGCAATGGCGACAAATGTTAAGCCTGCAGTAGCATTTGTATCTTCATATAAAACAGGCGATGTAGTCACAAATCGGGTTGCGGCCATACCCATATAATGCATACCGGTGACGGCTAAGCCTAAAGCAATAGCGCTTATAAGTCGGCTCTGAAAAGGGGCTAATTTAGGAAATAATTTTTCAAGATTAAAGCGGCTATACAAGGCGAAAAATGAAAGTGCGATAGCAACAATAATAGAGAGGCCAAACATAGTAGGGTCGTAACGTAATAAAGGCGCAAGTTGCATCGCAGCCATGCCACTGTAGTGCATTGTGCCAATACCAGCACCAAGCAAAATCGAACAAGTAGCCAGTATTTTGAAATTCCCATTACTATTTACCAGCATAGATACGGCACATTGGCAGGCTAAAAATGCGGGTATAAATGACAATAATGTAATCATGGGATCATATTGAATATTAGTGCAGAGTGAAAAAGCGAGCATACCAATGAAATGCATACTCCAAATACCAACAGAAAAAACAGTGGCTGCGGTAATATTGGCTAAACGTTGGTAGCTTGGAAATTTAGTCTTTTTCGCTAAATCAATGAGTTTGGTGGTAAAAAATGCAGAAAATATAGCGATTAGGACAGACATTGAGACTAAAATAGGATCGTAAACCCCATTCACAATTAAGCTAGGATCTTGATCTGTAATGAAAAAGTTTGATAGCATGATAACTCACAATATAATCTCTATGATTTTAGTCTAATATAATAAAGCAATTAATAAAAAATTAATTTACTGCAGTTAATAAATCACTATTTCATAACGACTGAATACGAGAGTACTTTAACTAATAAAGCTAATTTTTTTAATTAAGATAGTGCTAATATATTACCTAGATGGGTAAGTAATATTTATATTTGAGAAATTGAAGTGTTTGAATATCAGCTAAAAAAAAGCGCACGAAGAAAAACCGTTGCGATTAAAGTTCATAACCAGCAGGTAACCGTATACGCACCTAGCTATATTGCAAAAAAGCAGATTGATAGTTGGCTTTTAGAAAAAAAGACATGGGTTGATGCGCAATTGCTTAAGCAACTCACTGTTGTTGACTGCAAGCAATACCCCTTTGAAACTAAAAAAATATGTATTTATTCTGAGCAAGTAAATGTGCAGTTTGAGCAAGGTCACTACTCTGGTGTAAAACCACAACTAGCTGGCTTGTTAATTACGGTATCTAAACGTGTTAAACATCAACAATTAAAGTATCAAAAATTATTAGAAGAGTATTTAAAAGAGCAGCTAACAGCTTATATAGAAATGCGACTTACGTATTTTTGTACACAA contains:
- a CDS encoding class I SAM-dependent methyltransferase gives rise to the protein MSSAVYLQAGRDKSLKRKHPWLFSKAIKKIKGKPGLGDTVTIHDSEGKFLATAAYSPHSQIRARVWSFDEKEIIDQHFFERRLRRSLEARSQVIEEGGLTGFRLCAAESDYLPGVTIDKFDNVLVCQLLSAGAERHKGEIVGALMAIFPGSSIYERSDVEVRTKEGLEPIKGVLWGNEPTQPVLIDENGFKIEVDIIDGHKTGFYLDQRDSRAALERFSKGKTVLNCFSYTGTFSLYALRGGCEHVTNVDVSQPALDTAKRNVEHNNLDLNKVDFVKQDVFKLLRQYRDEGRQFDTIVMDPPKFADNKAQLTGACRGYKDINMIAMQILKPGGTLLTFSCSGLMEQNLFQKVVADAALDAGKDLLIMERLNQAADHPIAGSYPEGFYLKGLICKVY
- a CDS encoding HD domain-containing protein, yielding MFCKGGIKHGKVRIIYLLTIFWNLKVPDAVLSPDLEILNSQCREFITSFVHADVAHDITHIERVVRVAIQLCDAEQANMSVVLPAAWMHDCVAVAKNHPDRANASTMAADKALEFLKSINYDESLFDDIHHAIAAHSFSANIKIKTVEAQIVQDADRMDALGAIGVSRCMKVGGSISRLLYNPDDPFCIEREADDKKYTLDHFFIKLLHIAESMNTPSAKAEANRRTTYMHEFLEQLKSEIGE
- a CDS encoding VOC family protein; the protein is MNNKSMPKLSGIDHCHLNVDNLSSAVKWYERVLGFSIVPELAFWDEDGRGPLTLEDASSTTRLALFEGEGRSKGIAFLATGEQFIEWLSYFENLNIKAVLADHGVTFSMYFKDESGNSHEITSQDYAHIKSYYPSIYLGSHGAKKS
- a CDS encoding response regulator — protein: MDFSTDRPRILIIDDEPANLKVMREVLGNQYRMSFAKSGEAALALLEKDLPQLILLDIMMPDMNGFDVCQRIKNNANTSHIPIIFVTALEDESDEFKGFELGAVDYITKPISPAIVRARVKTHLSLVQAEQLKQAHVDLVQRLGRAAEYKDTDTGEHIIRMSQYSKVLALALGMPEHLAELLRQAAPMHDVGKIGIPDAILLKPGRLTGEEFEYMKKHAAIGAQILANSPSPLLQLAHKLAIEHHEKWDGSGYPNGIRGEDISIEGRIVAVADVFDALTSKRPYKEAWSVEKTVLHMQAQSGSHFDPTLIELFISKLDDILVIKHANQGH